The proteins below come from a single Eubacterium limosum genomic window:
- a CDS encoding BglG family transcription antiterminator, whose protein sequence is MKVNQRLLELVYFFESHPQTTMREIQHQLSLSENAVRYEMDNLNYYLSVLKYPEIIKTNNGVYHSTIEDFEGLGKKLRAIYKSDPQERLNYLMFKLVLTGKINIRKESDFLEVSRNTIKSDLRKIRPILEKEGILIDTGRLISGDEKIIRRFISRKYKSSYMVLFSGIGKKELINPADHLVIEDFSLLDIEKLLMHINDLASNYLFTGFFEDFLLQILVNVHRIKYGYSLKAVSRQKEQQRISKEEQRHVEKIIELFAAQMNVDINDEEKHQMTTMLVKYSDKFYNSAYQKNLLAIKIFVSKLVTAVGQDLEINLSEDTILLEGLYQHVKGTIYRSKGVFEIDRQTYIQATEAYQDLIESLNAHVGKLSQPLKVSYDDADIALFAIHFLGAIRRHDEENRKNIVVLLVCPSGYGTSVLLKNFMEKNYNVTIVATASIYQISEYLTNDVAVVISTIKLPFEVKKGIDTPVLTISPFLTFEDDKNLKEFGIIQRKNPQKIPMEKLVEVLEKYVKVSDLNCLTRELKQNFPGIIEEEKLEKSLFDHLTENDITIIDHIEDWSKALHLCSQVLIGKNVINTAYCEEIENSIHLYGAHFILRNSMAIPHAGEKAGVLGSGMHVLYIKDGVIFPDNLKVRMIFFIASKEKELLINTVMRINAFSNDLNFYDVFDQKIKEGRCLAAYLKNWRKGERDD, encoded by the coding sequence ATGAAAGTGAATCAAAGACTGCTTGAGCTGGTTTATTTTTTTGAAAGTCATCCTCAGACAACAATGAGAGAGATCCAACATCAGCTGAGTCTGTCAGAAAATGCGGTGCGTTATGAAATGGATAATCTAAATTACTACCTGTCTGTACTAAAATATCCTGAAATAATTAAGACAAATAATGGTGTTTACCATTCTACAATTGAGGATTTTGAAGGACTTGGTAAAAAATTGCGGGCGATCTATAAATCTGATCCCCAGGAACGTTTAAACTATTTAATGTTTAAACTTGTCCTTACTGGAAAGATCAATATCCGAAAAGAATCTGATTTTCTTGAAGTTTCTAGAAATACAATAAAGTCTGATCTTCGAAAAATCCGACCAATTTTGGAAAAAGAAGGAATTCTCATCGATACTGGCCGTCTGATTTCTGGGGATGAAAAAATCATACGAAGGTTCATCTCACGCAAATATAAAAGTTCTTATATGGTTCTTTTTTCAGGAATAGGAAAAAAAGAATTGATTAATCCGGCAGACCATTTGGTGATTGAAGATTTTTCTTTGTTGGATATTGAAAAATTGCTTATGCATATCAATGATCTTGCATCTAATTATCTTTTTACGGGCTTTTTCGAAGATTTTTTGTTACAAATTCTAGTGAATGTGCATCGAATAAAATATGGATACAGCCTCAAAGCTGTCTCAAGACAAAAAGAGCAACAACGGATTTCAAAAGAAGAACAACGGCATGTTGAAAAAATCATAGAGCTCTTTGCTGCTCAAATGAACGTTGATATCAATGATGAAGAAAAGCATCAGATGACGACGATGCTTGTTAAGTATAGTGATAAATTTTACAATAGTGCGTATCAGAAAAACCTACTGGCTATTAAGATATTTGTATCGAAGTTGGTCACTGCGGTTGGACAAGATCTCGAGATTAATCTGTCGGAGGATACCATATTATTGGAAGGGCTCTATCAGCATGTTAAGGGAACGATTTATCGTTCAAAAGGTGTTTTTGAAATAGATCGTCAAACTTATATTCAGGCAACTGAAGCTTATCAGGATTTGATTGAAAGTTTAAATGCACATGTTGGAAAATTATCTCAACCACTGAAGGTTAGTTATGATGATGCGGATATCGCCCTTTTTGCAATTCATTTTTTAGGAGCCATCAGACGACATGATGAAGAAAACAGAAAAAACATTGTTGTACTTTTGGTCTGTCCTTCAGGTTATGGGACATCCGTTCTTTTAAAAAACTTTATGGAAAAAAACTACAATGTAACGATTGTCGCAACTGCATCAATCTATCAGATTTCTGAATATTTAACCAATGATGTTGCCGTGGTTATAAGTACAATTAAACTACCTTTTGAAGTAAAAAAAGGTATTGATACTCCAGTTTTGACAATCTCTCCTTTTCTGACCTTTGAAGACGATAAAAACCTAAAAGAATTTGGAATTATTCAAAGAAAAAATCCTCAAAAAATTCCGATGGAAAAATTAGTAGAGGTCCTGGAAAAGTATGTTAAAGTTTCGGATTTAAATTGTCTGACTCGTGAGTTAAAACAAAATTTTCCTGGGATCATTGAAGAAGAAAAGTTGGAAAAGAGTTTGTTTGATCATTTGACCGAAAATGATATTACCATTATAGATCATATTGAAGACTGGAGTAAAGCGCTTCATCTATGTAGTCAGGTATTAATTGGAAAAAATGTTATTAACACAGCTTATTGTGAAGAAATTGAAAATTCAATTCATCTATATGGTGCACACTTTATCTTGCGTAATTCCATGGCAATTCCTCATGCTGGTGAGAAAGCTGGTGTGTTGGGCTCTGGAATGCACGTATTGTATATTAAGGACGGTGTGATTTTTCCTGATAATCTTAAAGTACGGATGATATTTTTCATTGCATCGAAAGAAAAAGAGCTCTTAATTAATACAGTAATGCGAATTAATGCTTTTTCAAATGACTTGAATTTTTATGATGTTTTTGATCAAAAGATTAAAGAGGGACGTTGTTTAGCAGCGTATCTAAAAAACTGGAGAAAGGGGGAGAGGGATGATTAA
- a CDS encoding PTS sugar transporter subunit IIB, with the protein MKKVIVACGTGMATSSIISEKVREILDKNDIQYTLSQVQLSELEMYKGADLFITSMKLQEDYGLPVVVGTPFLIGIGEDEAAQKILDILKN; encoded by the coding sequence ATGAAAAAAGTAATTGTCGCCTGTGGAACAGGTATGGCTACGTCTTCGATCATTTCAGAGAAAGTTCGGGAGATTCTCGACAAAAATGATATTCAATATACATTAAGTCAAGTGCAACTGAGTGAACTTGAGATGTACAAAGGAGCGGATCTTTTTATCACATCGATGAAATTGCAGGAGGATTACGGGCTGCCGGTTGTGGTTGGTACCCCGTTTCTCATTGGAATTGGCGAGGATGAAGCGGCTCAAAAGATTTTGGATATTCTGAAAAATTAA
- a CDS encoding ribulose-phosphate 3-epimerase: MQNYIIPSLASANQLCLGTEAELVEQKGYSELHLDIEDGNFIHNITFGERTLLSLRNVSPLHFNVHLMVTEPVAYLPLLKKLSPCSVFFHAESTQHIAEVLSLFEENNITVGLAFLPFTALNNYAYLIQRCHSILLMTSEPDGKNQCFIDTMVDKIKKASQDFPQQAIWTDGGISFNRAKTLLSAGVKKVVIGRDFFSNL, translated from the coding sequence ATGCAAAACTACATCATACCATCGCTGGCTTCGGCCAATCAACTCTGTCTTGGCACTGAAGCAGAATTAGTGGAACAAAAAGGGTATTCTGAACTTCATCTTGATATTGAAGATGGTAATTTTATCCATAATATCACTTTTGGAGAGAGAACATTGTTGTCCCTTCGCAATGTGAGTCCTCTTCATTTTAATGTTCATTTGATGGTCACGGAACCAGTGGCCTACCTTCCACTTCTGAAAAAGCTCAGCCCATGCAGTGTCTTTTTTCATGCTGAATCCACCCAACATATTGCAGAAGTTCTTTCTCTTTTTGAGGAAAATAATATAACCGTTGGGTTGGCCTTTTTGCCTTTTACTGCTCTTAACAATTATGCATATCTTATCCAACGTTGTCATTCGATTTTGTTAATGACTAGCGAACCTGATGGAAAAAACCAGTGTTTTATTGACACTATGGTCGATAAAATTAAAAAAGCTAGTCAAGATTTCCCTCAACAGGCAATCTGGACTGATGGAGGCATTTCTTTTAATCGAGCCAAAACCCTTTTATCTGCTGGCGTAAAAAAGGTTGTAATTGGTAGGGATTTTTTTAGTAATCTTTAG
- a CDS encoding CAP domain-containing protein — translation MKNNNEVSSVIKSAKKVAIGAGVVSGVAAFSVLSGGQVLAEELPADRANLEMVVTEEAQQEVNNVSNEELAAANEVIANSVEDTNVEAETSDLADTQTEVSANDEDYSCSEEPEYEEDTSYAEDAGYGEEDSYTEDTGFEDELIEDSNASADEEIVDDTMETPDTDINTDQSIENDLANDLVQPPVDASTDKTIQDENSTDKDTSDLDADKTDGEQIQDEKTDAEVKEDDKTPTVTEDNKVKDEIKNKEEKEQGNMIVDSNVQNTTVQDAQVQAAQNTQQFMEAAMQTAQNYGQSLTQKDIVDLYNKYVSPYHDASKEGDLFAMIEETYNADGTLSQQSQEAALGLINFFRALCGLGEVTISQEDNKYAQAGSDYLADTNFESGNPHNAADGSGNEDAIKGLHSSNISMGSHGYSIYDLLLMQFGDDDDQNGTSLGHRRWLLDPDLKTVGFGAAKGSSWKYFVLTYTAVDNPDRENVAFPNNGFFPIEALISSSTMYGAPFNVSLGTDYKVTSPSGMKVTITKDDGTTTEFNYVSSSSNPDFNDNWWTVNTGGYGSGSAIIINPSYSWLGDYQALAGHSFTFTITGLTDKDGNPATITYTINFFSLQQAIKDQAADREAAQKVTDQINGIKPTDELTYKDYDPVKAIESAYNGLTASQKDYVSQDNVQKLTEAVQKVTELKANHEADQKAADAVKAAINQIPADVTLDAEDSVTSAREKYDQLTQDQKNLVDNYQKLTDAESTIEALKKEQAENQAAAQKVTDLINALPDTITLENKAAVEEARAAYDALNDKAEAMVSSQTVSKLTSAESKIAQLEKEANDLKEASKVINQINTLPGVNDIELEDEAEIVAARAAYAGLTDDQKAIVEKEGAVKTLANAEKKLAEVKLQHMQDEEAVKTVTEAINALPGTDALQLSDEVAVNDAANLYNAMTDTQKDMMEQAVVQKLEDAKTQMAKLIEQHKIDVEAAKTVTDQINSLPSVIDRDAETAVAEASEAYNGLTDTQKALVDPAAVNKLEAAVKVIDNIHTADAVTDQIEALPSVDDLTLENREAVKAAVNAYNALTDEQKQYMDANTKAALDSLVHQIDVLDVENVTNIINDLKDLDDLTLEDKEAVQRASDAYDALSPEAKAMMDKEVYDKLDQAEDKITDLKDEQAADQVETVVGALKNPGELTLDDKGAVYAARDMYNALSENAKSKVDPAMVQKLADLVKQMDQLVADNEAAQNPGQDGNGGAGNVNDGSNGGAGGSTTGTGTVVDQNGTDNGTNGPNTGISQTRSTGLIASILALFGIGGAGLFARRKRKASK, via the coding sequence ATGAAGAACAATAATGAAGTATCAAGCGTAATCAAATCAGCAAAGAAAGTAGCTATCGGAGCAGGCGTTGTTAGTGGCGTGGCAGCATTCTCAGTATTGTCAGGTGGGCAAGTATTAGCAGAAGAATTACCCGCGGATCGGGCAAACCTGGAAATGGTCGTAACCGAAGAGGCACAGCAGGAAGTTAATAACGTATCAAACGAAGAGCTGGCAGCAGCTAATGAGGTCATTGCTAACAGCGTTGAAGACACTAACGTTGAAGCAGAGACGTCCGATTTGGCAGACACACAAACAGAAGTGTCCGCCAATGATGAAGACTATTCTTGTTCAGAAGAACCAGAATATGAAGAAGACACCTCTTATGCGGAAGATGCCGGATACGGGGAAGAGGATTCATACACTGAGGACACTGGTTTTGAAGATGAATTGATTGAGGACAGCAATGCTTCAGCAGACGAAGAAATCGTAGATGATACGATGGAAACACCGGATACAGACATCAATACCGATCAGTCCATTGAGAATGATCTCGCAAACGATCTGGTGCAGCCACCAGTAGATGCGTCCACCGATAAAACAATTCAGGATGAAAACAGCACAGATAAAGACACAAGTGATCTGGACGCAGACAAAACCGATGGTGAACAAATTCAGGATGAAAAAACAGATGCCGAAGTAAAGGAGGATGATAAAACTCCAACGGTAACTGAGGACAATAAAGTTAAAGACGAGATCAAAAATAAAGAGGAAAAGGAACAAGGAAATATGATAGTAGATTCAAATGTACAGAACACAACTGTACAGGACGCCCAAGTTCAGGCAGCCCAGAATACGCAGCAGTTCATGGAAGCCGCAATGCAGACGGCCCAGAACTATGGCCAGAGTTTAACCCAGAAAGATATTGTGGATCTGTATAACAAGTACGTGTCCCCATATCATGACGCATCGAAGGAAGGCGACCTGTTTGCAATGATTGAAGAAACCTATAATGCAGACGGCACCTTGTCGCAGCAGAGCCAGGAAGCCGCATTGGGACTCATTAACTTTTTCCGTGCGCTTTGCGGACTCGGTGAAGTGACGATTTCTCAAGAGGATAACAAATATGCCCAGGCCGGTTCCGACTATCTGGCAGACACAAACTTTGAAAGCGGTAACCCACATAATGCAGCTGATGGCAGTGGAAACGAGGACGCGATCAAAGGGCTGCACTCGTCCAATATTTCCATGGGAAGCCATGGTTACAGCATTTACGATCTGTTACTCATGCAGTTTGGTGACGATGATGATCAAAATGGGACTTCCCTCGGTCACCGCAGATGGTTACTCGATCCCGATTTGAAGACTGTGGGCTTTGGAGCAGCCAAAGGAAGCAGCTGGAAATATTTTGTACTGACTTACACGGCAGTTGACAATCCAGACCGGGAAAATGTCGCATTCCCTAATAACGGTTTCTTCCCCATTGAAGCTTTGATCAGCAGTTCAACCATGTACGGTGCACCTTTCAACGTATCTCTGGGAACAGACTATAAAGTCACCAGTCCAAGCGGTATGAAAGTGACCATCACAAAAGATGATGGCACTACCACTGAATTTAATTATGTCAGCTCAAGCTCCAATCCGGATTTTAATGATAACTGGTGGACAGTCAACACGGGTGGTTATGGCAGCGGCTCCGCCATTATCATTAACCCGTCCTACAGCTGGTTAGGCGATTATCAAGCCCTTGCCGGTCATTCATTCACTTTCACCATTACTGGACTAACTGATAAAGATGGCAACCCGGCCACCATCACCTACACCATCAACTTCTTCTCATTGCAGCAGGCCATTAAAGACCAGGCAGCGGATCGGGAAGCTGCGCAGAAGGTGACGGATCAGATTAACGGGATTAAACCAACAGATGAGCTTACCTATAAAGATTACGATCCCGTAAAAGCAATTGAATCAGCCTACAATGGCTTGACCGCATCTCAGAAGGATTATGTTTCTCAGGACAACGTCCAGAAGCTCACTGAAGCTGTTCAGAAAGTCACAGAACTGAAAGCGAATCATGAAGCCGATCAGAAAGCAGCGGACGCAGTAAAAGCTGCCATCAACCAGATACCAGCAGACGTTACACTGGATGCCGAAGACAGTGTTACCTCGGCTCGAGAAAAATACGATCAGCTGACACAGGATCAGAAAAATCTGGTCGATAACTACCAGAAGCTGACCGATGCGGAATCAACCATCGAAGCATTGAAGAAAGAACAGGCAGAAAATCAGGCAGCGGCACAGAAAGTAACCGACCTGATCAATGCTCTGCCGGATACCATTACCTTGGAAAATAAAGCAGCGGTTGAAGAAGCAAGAGCCGCCTATGATGCACTAAACGATAAGGCAGAAGCCATGGTCAGCAGCCAGACCGTAAGTAAGCTGACCTCAGCAGAGTCAAAAATTGCTCAGCTCGAAAAAGAAGCCAATGACCTGAAAGAAGCGTCCAAAGTGATCAATCAGATCAATACCCTGCCAGGCGTTAATGACATTGAGCTTGAGGATGAAGCTGAAATCGTAGCTGCCAGAGCCGCTTATGCCGGTTTAACGGATGATCAGAAAGCCATTGTTGAAAAAGAAGGCGCAGTGAAGACCCTTGCCAATGCGGAAAAGAAACTGGCCGAAGTCAAGCTTCAGCATATGCAGGACGAAGAAGCGGTTAAAACGGTCACCGAGGCGATCAATGCATTACCGGGGACGGACGCGTTACAGCTGAGCGATGAAGTAGCGGTCAACGACGCGGCGAATCTCTACAACGCCATGACCGACACTCAGAAAGATATGATGGAACAGGCCGTTGTTCAGAAATTAGAAGATGCAAAAACCCAGATGGCCAAACTCATTGAACAACACAAGATTGATGTTGAAGCCGCAAAAACGGTCACTGATCAGATCAACAGCTTACCTTCAGTTATAGATCGTGATGCGGAAACAGCGGTGGCAGAAGCCAGCGAAGCCTATAACGGATTAACCGATACCCAGAAAGCATTAGTCGATCCAGCTGCCGTTAACAAACTGGAAGCTGCGGTTAAGGTGATTGACAATATTCATACCGCAGACGCGGTTACTGATCAGATTGAAGCGTTACCTTCGGTCGATGATTTAACCTTAGAAAACCGAGAGGCTGTGAAAGCTGCTGTTAATGCCTATAATGCCCTGACCGACGAACAGAAACAGTACATGGATGCCAATACCAAGGCAGCTCTTGACAGTCTGGTACACCAGATTGATGTGCTTGACGTTGAAAATGTGACGAATATCATCAATGACCTCAAGGATCTTGATGATCTGACACTGGAAGACAAAGAAGCCGTACAGCGGGCATCCGATGCCTACGACGCACTTTCTCCTGAAGCCAAAGCGATGATGGACAAAGAAGTTTATGATAAACTGGATCAGGCCGAAGATAAAATCACCGATCTGAAAGACGAACAAGCAGCCGATCAGGTTGAAACAGTGGTCGGCGCGCTGAAAAATCCGGGTGAACTCACATTGGATGATAAAGGCGCAGTCTATGCAGCCAGAGACATGTACAATGCACTCTCCGAAAATGCGAAATCGAAAGTTGATCCTGCCATGGTACAAAAGTTAGCCGATCTGGTGAAACAGATGGATCAATTAGTTGCCGATAATGAAGCCGCACAAAATCCAGGACAAGATGGAAATGGCGGAGCCGGTAATGTGAATGATGGCAGCAACGGTGGAGCTGGTGGTTCGACAACCGGCACTGGCACCGTCGTTGATCAGAACGGTACGGATAATGGTACAAACGGTCCGAATACCGGGATCAGCCAGACACGCAGCACTGGATTAATCGCCAGCATTCTCGCATTGTTCGGAATTGGCGGTGCGGGTTTATTCGCCAGAAGAAAACGTAAAGCCAGCAAATAA
- a CDS encoding M42 family metallopeptidase has product MKKLKTIIRELTDLQGNVGYEDAVIHSVADHLEKFGKVTIDHLGNLICHLTPENVGKKKVMLFGHTDEVGMMVKAISDDGFVYCEKLGSLNPTCLAGQRVQLDGEFGKVNGIIGVKSHHLLTETDRKGQKTVQEQYIDIGAVSKEDVLEAGVQVGTPVSFKPEFMELQNNCIANKSMDDRAAVGILIYLAECLDVKACKADIYLVFSVQEEFNTRGIMPAVRTIDPDIVLGIDVTPATDTPDLKGMSEIALGKGPAITYMNHHSRGTLAGIVPNKRFLSHLEEIAKDAGISLNREVACGILTETAYIAIENSRVVVANLSLPTRYTHSPVEVINLEDALGIVTILERFLMGVDEKTRFGKDVDFERRVKS; this is encoded by the coding sequence ATGAAAAAATTAAAAACAATCATTCGAGAATTGACTGATCTGCAAGGCAATGTCGGTTATGAAGACGCGGTAATTCATTCTGTGGCTGATCACTTGGAAAAGTTTGGAAAGGTAACAATTGATCATCTCGGTAACCTGATCTGTCATCTGACACCAGAAAATGTAGGAAAAAAGAAGGTAATGTTATTTGGGCATACGGATGAAGTAGGTATGATGGTTAAAGCCATTTCAGACGATGGTTTTGTTTACTGTGAAAAACTTGGTTCATTAAATCCGACATGTCTTGCTGGGCAGAGGGTTCAGTTGGATGGAGAGTTTGGAAAAGTTAATGGAATCATTGGAGTAAAATCGCACCATTTGTTGACGGAAACAGATAGAAAGGGACAAAAGACAGTTCAGGAACAATATATAGATATTGGAGCAGTAAGCAAAGAAGATGTACTTGAAGCTGGGGTTCAAGTTGGAACGCCGGTAAGTTTTAAACCGGAATTTATGGAACTCCAAAACAATTGTATTGCGAATAAATCGATGGATGATCGGGCAGCTGTTGGAATATTGATTTACCTTGCTGAATGTTTAGATGTCAAAGCATGTAAAGCAGATATTTATTTGGTCTTCAGCGTTCAAGAAGAATTCAACACTCGAGGAATTATGCCTGCTGTACGGACAATTGACCCTGATATCGTTTTGGGAATTGATGTAACACCAGCGACAGATACGCCAGATCTTAAAGGAATGTCGGAAATAGCTTTGGGAAAAGGACCAGCAATAACATACATGAATCACCACAGCCGTGGTACTTTGGCAGGGATTGTTCCTAATAAGCGTTTTCTTTCACATTTAGAGGAAATAGCAAAGGATGCAGGAATTTCGTTAAATCGTGAAGTTGCTTGCGGAATACTGACCGAGACGGCCTACATCGCGATTGAGAATAGTCGGGTAGTGGTGGCGAATCTTTCTCTACCTACCCGATATACACATAGTCCAGTGGAAGTAATTAACCTTGAAGATGCTTTAGGAATAGTGACTATTTTAGAAAGATTTTTAATGGGTGTAGATGAAAAGACCCGTTTTGGAAAAGATGTTGATTTTGAAAGGAGAGTAAAATCATGA
- a CDS encoding PTS sugar transporter subunit IIA, with product MINEEFVYCNVDFSTSEEMLTTVSKDLFIAGFVTDMYGKKIIEREKKYPTGLKLDGLNIAICHTDPEYVLKNTLFFVRPKHAIKFKNAETLEDIDVDLVIGLVFSSGEEHLKILSFLAGLLSDSLCIHKIKESNTPKQLVMTMKEIFRECE from the coding sequence ATGATTAACGAAGAGTTTGTATATTGTAATGTTGATTTTTCGACATCTGAGGAAATGTTAACCACAGTTTCAAAAGATCTGTTTATAGCTGGGTTTGTTACAGATATGTATGGAAAAAAAATAATAGAACGTGAAAAAAAGTACCCCACAGGATTGAAACTGGATGGCTTAAATATTGCGATATGTCACACGGATCCAGAATATGTACTCAAAAATACCTTATTCTTTGTCAGACCAAAGCACGCAATTAAATTTAAAAATGCTGAAACACTCGAAGATATTGATGTGGATCTGGTCATTGGACTAGTATTTTCAAGTGGTGAAGAGCATCTGAAAATCTTGTCGTTTTTGGCTGGACTTTTATCAGATTCACTGTGTATTCATAAAATCAAGGAAAGCAATACACCAAAACAGTTGGTAATGACGATGAAAGAAATTTTTAGAGAATGTGAGTAG